The proteins below come from a single Parageobacillus thermoglucosidasius genomic window:
- the preA gene encoding NAD-dependent dihydropyrimidine dehydrogenase subunit PreA, whose protein sequence is MMKKDLSIDFLGVHCENPFFLSSSPVCNNAEMVAKAFDAGWGGIFYKTVGIKGMDECSPRFDILTKESTPWAGFKNMEQISEMSMEQNLEEIKKLKKNYPNKVIGVSIMGSNEEEWITLAKAVTEAGADILELNFSCPQMTSHAMGADVGQTPELVRKYCKAVVENTHLPVVAKMTPNITRMEEPAIAAAQGGAHGISAINTIKSITNIDLDILTGRPVVNGKSSISGYSGKAIKPIALRFIAELAKCKELKSVQLSGIGGIETWQDALEFILLGCRNVQVTTAVMQYGYRIVEDLISGISHFMDERGVNKLDELVGLALNNIVPAEELDRSFKIIPRIDEDKCVGCGRCYVSCFDGAHQAIVWDSETRKPRILEDHCVGCHLCLNVCPVYDCITPGKVVFKEGRANNRTEEDIVQQVVYQ, encoded by the coding sequence ATGATGAAAAAAGATTTATCGATTGATTTCTTAGGTGTACATTGCGAAAATCCGTTCTTTTTGTCATCTTCACCCGTGTGCAATAACGCAGAGATGGTTGCCAAGGCATTTGATGCAGGATGGGGCGGCATCTTTTATAAAACCGTTGGTATCAAAGGGATGGACGAGTGCTCCCCGAGATTCGATATTTTAACTAAAGAGTCTACGCCGTGGGCCGGCTTTAAAAACATGGAACAGATTTCGGAAATGTCAATGGAACAGAACCTAGAAGAAATCAAGAAGCTCAAAAAGAATTATCCGAACAAAGTGATCGGGGTCAGCATTATGGGCTCCAACGAAGAGGAATGGATTACGCTTGCCAAGGCTGTCACCGAAGCCGGAGCGGATATCCTCGAACTAAATTTTTCATGCCCGCAGATGACAAGCCATGCCATGGGTGCAGACGTTGGGCAAACCCCGGAACTTGTGCGTAAATACTGTAAAGCTGTAGTCGAAAATACTCATCTTCCGGTTGTCGCAAAAATGACACCAAATATTACCCGGATGGAAGAGCCGGCAATTGCAGCGGCTCAGGGCGGTGCCCATGGCATCTCCGCCATCAATACGATCAAGAGCATTACGAATATTGATTTGGACATTCTTACGGGACGTCCTGTCGTCAACGGCAAGTCATCCATTTCGGGTTATTCCGGTAAGGCGATTAAACCTATTGCCCTGCGTTTTATTGCAGAGCTGGCAAAATGCAAAGAATTGAAATCGGTGCAGCTCAGCGGCATTGGCGGCATTGAGACATGGCAGGATGCGCTGGAATTCATCCTTCTTGGCTGCCGGAATGTTCAGGTAACGACCGCTGTCATGCAGTATGGTTACCGTATTGTGGAAGACTTAATTAGCGGAATCAGCCATTTCATGGATGAGCGTGGCGTGAACAAGCTGGACGAGCTGGTTGGCCTTGCTTTGAACAACATTGTTCCAGCTGAAGAACTGGATCGATCCTTTAAGATCATACCAAGAATTGATGAAGATAAGTGCGTAGGATGTGGAAGATGTTACGTATCCTGTTTCGACGGCGCGCATCAGGCAATCGTATGGGACAGTGAAACGAGAAAGCCAAGAATCCTCGAAGACCATTGTGTAGGATGTCATCTGTGCCTGAATGTCTGCCCGGTTTATGATTGCATCACACCAGGAAAAGTGGTCTTTAAAGAAGGCAGAGCGAACAACAGAACCGAGGAAGATATTGTGCAACAAGTAGTTTACCAATAA